The Sporomusa termitida genome has a window encoding:
- a CDS encoding ATP-binding cassette domain-containing protein, producing the protein MLRVAVKKKLADFTLDIQFSVANNILVLLGPSGAGKTTILRAIAGLLRPDEGTIAHGERILFSSSAKMFVPPQLRRVSYMFQEFALFPHMDVRTNIWYGVKKYHKDANELYERLLALLHIEHLAARYIDNLSGGEKQRVALARALMAEPEILLLDEPLSALDSDTRLELQEELKRIQGLWQIPFVLVTHDRAEAKALGDEFLFMEKGRQAEHQPLWQDALLQC; encoded by the coding sequence ATGTTGCGAGTAGCTGTGAAGAAAAAACTTGCTGATTTTACGCTGGATATTCAGTTCTCTGTGGCGAACAATATCCTGGTTTTGTTAGGTCCTTCGGGAGCGGGCAAAACAACGATCCTCCGGGCGATTGCCGGTCTTTTGCGGCCGGATGAAGGAACGATTGCTCATGGTGAACGCATTTTGTTCTCTTCCTCGGCCAAAATGTTTGTGCCGCCGCAGCTGCGGCGGGTGAGCTATATGTTTCAGGAATTTGCCCTGTTTCCGCATATGGATGTAAGAACAAATATTTGGTATGGTGTCAAAAAATATCATAAGGATGCAAATGAACTTTATGAGCGGCTGCTTGCATTGCTGCATATTGAACACCTGGCAGCACGGTATATTGATAACCTGTCAGGGGGGGAGAAACAACGTGTGGCTTTGGCCCGGGCGCTGATGGCCGAGCCGGAAATTCTCCTGCTTGACGAACCTTTATCCGCTCTTGACAGTGATACCCGTCTGGAACTGCAGGAGGAACTGAAAAGAATTCAGGGGCTGTGGCAGATCCCCTTTGTTCTCGTCACTCACGACCGGGCGGAAGCTAAGGCTTTAGGGGATGAATTTCTCTTTATGGAAAAAGGCAGGCAGGCAGAGCATCAACCTCTATGGCAAGATGCGCTGCTTCAATGTTAA
- a CDS encoding methyl-accepting chemotaxis protein has translation MYKLSDFKTATKIYGLIMFMVLCLLGVGLAGLFSVNMLSHELTMMYYARLVPVQLLGEVRLLSKDSESKLLEIMLTADGNKHKAIIDNIQDNTNRINKLQADYKKIDLDTYQQNKLSELEKELTDYRQARQDIIKLATSGRQDAAFVLYTQSMPIFMQATELRRDLIDYNKDTAAATNRQGLADAARVTKVIAIVTGCMILLACSCGWLIVRVIANPLKLLMKTVAAVAGGDLGQQVGFNSRDEIGQLGIAFNSMTTDLGRLIGQVIDTTGQVAASSQQLTASADQSAVAASQVASSITTVAEVSQDQFRSMKQTLGSVEDMAARIRYMAANASEVALATDKAALSAQRGSQAVETAINQMGCIEKTVLESAAVITGLEARSAQIGEIVSVISGIAGQTNLLALNAAIEAARAGEQGRGFAVVADEVRMLAEQSQVAAKKIAALLGEIHMDTNKAAVAMRDGTKEVKTGTQVVHSSGETFQEIVGLIENVSVQVQDISTEIQAVAANSKQIVAAVQAVEETGKAILGQTETVSAATEEQSAAMAEIAAASQALARMAEGLSAATRRFRI, from the coding sequence ATGTACAAGTTATCTGATTTTAAAACCGCGACCAAGATTTACGGGTTAATTATGTTTATGGTTCTTTGTTTATTGGGAGTGGGTTTGGCTGGCTTATTCTCGGTCAATATGCTGAGTCATGAATTGACCATGATGTATTATGCCCGGCTGGTGCCTGTCCAGCTGCTGGGTGAGGTCCGCTTGCTCAGCAAAGATTCGGAATCTAAATTACTGGAAATCATGCTGACAGCAGATGGAAATAAACACAAAGCGATTATTGACAATATTCAGGATAATACTAACCGGATTAATAAATTGCAGGCAGACTATAAGAAAATTGATCTTGACACCTATCAACAGAACAAGCTGAGTGAATTGGAAAAAGAACTGACAGATTACCGGCAGGCACGCCAGGATATTATTAAGCTTGCCACAAGCGGTCGGCAAGATGCGGCGTTTGTCTTGTATACCCAAAGTATGCCGATATTTATGCAGGCTACAGAATTAAGGCGTGACTTGATCGACTACAATAAAGATACAGCAGCAGCAACTAACCGGCAGGGGCTTGCTGATGCAGCGCGGGTAACAAAGGTAATAGCTATAGTTACAGGTTGTATGATTCTGCTGGCCTGTAGCTGTGGCTGGCTGATCGTAAGGGTAATTGCCAACCCGTTAAAGCTGTTGATGAAAACGGTGGCCGCAGTGGCCGGCGGCGATCTGGGCCAGCAGGTTGGCTTTAATTCCCGGGATGAAATTGGCCAGCTGGGAATTGCTTTTAACAGTATGACAACAGACCTGGGACGTTTAATTGGCCAGGTAATTGACACAACCGGGCAGGTCGCGGCGTCATCTCAGCAATTAACGGCCAGTGCTGATCAATCGGCTGTAGCTGCCAGCCAGGTTGCCTCGTCCATTACAACTGTCGCCGAGGTTTCCCAGGATCAATTTCGCTCCATGAAGCAAACGCTGGGGTCTGTCGAGGATATGGCGGCAAGAATCCGGTATATGGCGGCAAATGCCAGTGAGGTAGCCCTTGCTACAGATAAAGCCGCTTTGTCAGCTCAGCGGGGGAGTCAGGCGGTTGAAACTGCCATTAATCAGATGGGCTGTATTGAAAAAACAGTGCTGGAATCAGCCGCAGTGATTACAGGCTTAGAGGCCCGTTCAGCCCAGATCGGGGAAATCGTGAGTGTAATATCAGGTATTGCCGGTCAAACCAATCTCTTGGCTCTTAATGCTGCGATTGAGGCCGCCCGTGCCGGTGAACAGGGGCGGGGCTTTGCGGTAGTTGCGGATGAAGTCCGTATGCTGGCAGAGCAATCGCAGGTGGCTGCCAAGAAAATCGCCGCCTTGCTTGGGGAAATACATATGGACACTAATAAAGCGGCTGTAGCCATGCGAGATGGCACCAAGGAGGTTAAAACCGGCACACAGGTAGTACATTCCTCTGGTGAGACATTCCAGGAGATTGTAGGTTTAATTGAGAATGTCTCAGTTCAGGTTCAGGATATATCGACAGAGATTCAGGCTGTGGCAGCGAATAGCAAACAGATTGTAGCAGCCGTACAAGCTGTTGAGGAAACAGGTAAAGCCATCCTCGGGCAAACAGAGACAGTCTCGGCTGCTACGGAGGAGCAATCAGCGGCAATGGCGGAAATTGCCGCTGCCAGTCAGGCTTTAGCCAGAATGGCCGAGGGATTGAGTGCGGCGACACGCAGGTTCCGGATTTAG